A region of Candidatus Roizmanbacteria bacterium DNA encodes the following proteins:
- a CDS encoding transposase, with protein MSKWGGDQLRVIRSYDWQYNRDLMKKIRSLSDYNQSDVAQIRNDVLTFAEKYGIQAAVDAYGISRRTLFRWRKRRRDSEGQLDSLIPETTKPKTPRRMETHPKVISFIKEIREQYFCLGKEKIKPLLDEYCLQEGISTISESTIGKVIKRHNLQRKTYRIYHNPASGFAKRKVKYRQKVKRSPKVEDTGYIEIDTITKFVHGIKLYVFNAVDIKLKFQFSYGYSKLNSRNGADFMRRLELVYPIQDGIKTIQTDNGLEYLGNFHDYLEENNIPHLFIYPRCPKINAFIERANRTLQEEFMNPYIYTKWTGIGSFNRHLIEYLVWYNTKRVHKSLNNISPMDYLLSILPKECHMYGTHTSY; from the coding sequence ATGAGTAAATGGGGAGGAGATCAGCTTCGAGTAATTAGGAGTTATGACTGGCAGTACAATAGAGATCTTATGAAAAAGATACGATCTCTATCAGACTACAATCAGTCAGATGTAGCACAAATCAGAAACGATGTTCTGACATTTGCAGAGAAGTACGGGATACAAGCTGCAGTTGATGCATATGGGATATCACGAAGGACATTGTTTCGATGGAGGAAGAGACGGCGAGATTCAGAAGGGCAGTTGGATAGCCTGATACCAGAGACAACCAAGCCAAAGACACCCCGACGTATGGAGACTCACCCGAAGGTCATATCCTTTATCAAAGAGATTCGAGAACAATACTTTTGTTTGGGAAAGGAGAAGATCAAGCCCTTACTTGATGAGTATTGCCTACAGGAAGGAATTTCAACTATATCTGAGTCAACCATTGGAAAAGTGATCAAAAGACACAACCTGCAGCGCAAGACCTACCGGATCTATCACAATCCAGCAAGTGGCTTTGCAAAACGGAAAGTAAAGTACCGACAGAAGGTCAAGCGGTCTCCCAAGGTGGAAGATACCGGATACATTGAGATTGATACCATCACGAAGTTTGTACACGGAATCAAGCTGTATGTCTTCAATGCAGTGGACATCAAACTCAAATTCCAGTTCTCCTACGGATACTCAAAACTCAACAGCCGAAACGGTGCTGATTTTATGAGAAGACTGGAACTAGTATACCCAATACAAGATGGTATAAAAACCATACAAACAGATAACGGCCTCGAGTATCTGGGAAACTTCCATGACTATCTGGAAGAAAACAATATCCCACACCTCTTTATCTACCCCAGATGTCCCAAGATCAATGCCTTTATTGAGCGAGCAAACAGAACACTCCAGGAAGAATTTATGAACCCCTACATCTATACCAAGTGGACCGGTATCGGATCATTCAATCGTCACCTTATTGAATACCTCGTCTGGTACAATACAAAGCGAGTTCACAAAAGCCTGAACAATATTTCACCTATGGATTACCTATTATCTATTTTACCTAAAGAGTGCCATATGTATGGAACTCATACATCTTATTGA
- a CDS encoding LexA family transcriptional regulator, with amino-acid sequence MKDDKYDILRRFYFKYHYIPSFREMKDLFHLQSPGAVGYWINHWKEEGFLEVNKEKLIPTDRFFEFPLLGSIQAGFPQDEQENYETVTLVPFTIENPADTYVLKVRGDSMEGAGIIEGDLVVLDKSLRPQTADIVAAFIDDEWTLKYYFDKNGRIYLKAANKKYPDIFPKRKLEIGGVVIKVVREYR; translated from the coding sequence ATGAAAGACGACAAATACGACATCCTAAGACGGTTCTACTTTAAATACCACTACATTCCGTCATTCCGTGAAATGAAAGACCTCTTTCACCTGCAGTCTCCCGGTGCAGTCGGCTACTGGATCAACCACTGGAAAGAAGAAGGATTTTTGGAAGTAAACAAAGAAAAGCTTATTCCGACGGACCGTTTTTTTGAATTTCCCCTTCTGGGTTCCATTCAGGCGGGTTTCCCGCAGGATGAACAGGAGAATTACGAGACGGTAACGCTTGTTCCGTTTACGATTGAAAATCCTGCCGACACCTATGTTCTGAAGGTCAGAGGAGATTCAATGGAAGGCGCCGGAATCATAGAAGGAGACCTTGTCGTTTTGGACAAATCCCTCCGTCCCCAAACGGCCGACATCGTCGCCGCTTTTATTGATGATGAATGGACACTCAAATACTATTTTGATAAAAACGGAAGAATATATTTGAAGGCCGCAAATAAAAAATATCCTGACATTTTCCCGAAGCGTAAGCTTGAAATCGGCGGCGTTGTCATCAAGGTTGTCAGAGAATACCGATAA
- a CDS encoding HAD-IB family phosphatase produces the protein MNVIFDFDGTIVGPESLPLLASVVLDGNPDREDIVAEIERITQMGMNNEIPFEESLARRLQLMRPHREHIAQATDILRQSVSPSLVRQRDFIRSHQNEFFVVSGGFMEIIVPIVDEIGFKEDHVFANTFLFDGEGFVTGCDTENPLSRSGGKAELIKGLGLEGQKIMIGDGYSDYEVFLKGAVDGIIISTEFVPPREFVNGTVPQARSFDEITAVLFPHPILERV, from the coding sequence ATGAATGTAATCTTCGATTTTGACGGTACGATTGTGGGACCGGAATCCCTTCCGCTTCTTGCTTCGGTTGTCCTTGATGGAAATCCTGACAGAGAGGATATTGTCGCTGAAATTGAGCGGATCACACAGATGGGGATGAACAATGAAATCCCTTTTGAGGAATCACTTGCCCGAAGGCTTCAGCTCATGCGACCGCACCGGGAGCACATCGCTCAGGCCACTGATATATTGAGGCAGTCAGTCAGCCCTTCACTTGTAAGACAACGGGACTTTATACGATCACATCAGAACGAATTTTTTGTTGTATCAGGCGGCTTCATGGAAATTATTGTCCCGATCGTTGATGAAATCGGGTTCAAAGAGGACCATGTCTTTGCCAATACATTTTTATTTGACGGGGAGGGATTCGTGACGGGTTGTGATACGGAGAATCCGCTCTCCCGCTCCGGCGGAAAAGCCGAACTTATCAAAGGTCTGGGATTGGAAGGCCAGAAGATAATGATAGGTGACGGTTATTCCGACTACGAAGTTTTTTTGAAGGGTGCTGTTGATGGAATCATCATCTCCACGGAGTTTGTCCCGCCGAGGGAGTTTGTGAACGGTACGGTTCCTCAGGCCCGCAGTTTTGATGAAATCACCGCAGTACTTTTTCCCCATCCCATACTCGAGAGAGTGTAG
- a CDS encoding KamA family radical SAM protein produces the protein MNREDFIFSSQQLSEYLKSKGIKFNPEEIHITENKHFYLLIPKYYIDLIDWSDPHDSLKKMVLPNSLEDRIYDYELQDPIGDHVHEPVPGIVHRYPDRCLLMLTNVCAVHCRFCFRKNLLDTNKAHYEDAMMYIEKHEGLREVILSGGDPFMLTDHFLKKVIDRLTGVKHLSIIRFHTRTPAVYPKRVTQEFLECITGQKQTIVVIHINHPREITEEFVGRVTEMKNRGIMLLSQTVLMKDINNTAETLSSLFTQLANIGVKPYYLHHLDPAAGTHHFRVSVEEGKKIYQSIRGKISGYCIPEYVIDTPGGHGKIPVMWFEKISEKEYQAVNFQGKTIRYTDHY, from the coding sequence ATGAACAGAGAAGATTTTATTTTTTCCTCCCAACAGCTTTCGGAGTATTTGAAATCGAAGGGTATCAAATTCAATCCTGAAGAGATACACATAACGGAAAATAAGCATTTTTATCTTTTGATTCCGAAATACTATATTGACCTGATCGACTGGTCCGATCCTCACGATTCTCTGAAAAAGATGGTTCTTCCCAACAGTCTTGAAGATAGAATATACGATTATGAACTGCAGGATCCGATCGGTGATCATGTTCATGAGCCGGTTCCCGGCATTGTGCACCGTTATCCTGACCGATGTCTGTTGATGCTGACCAACGTCTGTGCCGTACATTGCCGTTTCTGTTTCAGAAAAAATCTTCTTGATACCAACAAAGCACATTATGAAGATGCGATGATGTACATTGAAAAGCATGAAGGACTCAGAGAAGTTATTCTTTCGGGAGGAGACCCGTTCATGCTTACCGATCACTTTTTGAAAAAGGTTATCGACCGCCTCACTGGTGTCAAACATCTCAGCATCATCAGATTTCACACACGTACACCGGCGGTGTATCCGAAACGGGTGACCCAAGAGTTTCTGGAATGCATAACGGGACAAAAGCAAACCATCGTTGTCATCCATATCAACCATCCGCGGGAGATAACGGAAGAATTTGTCGGAAGGGTAACGGAAATGAAAAATCGCGGGATCATGCTTCTTTCACAGACCGTCCTTATGAAAGATATCAATAACACTGCTGAAACTCTGTCCTCGCTTTTCACGCAATTGGCCAATATCGGAGTAAAGCCCTACTATCTCCATCACCTCGACCCGGCTGCAGGTACTCATCACTTCCGTGTCTCAGTCGAAGAAGGAAAAAAGATCTATCAGTCAATCCGGGGCAAAATATCAGGATACTGTATCCCCGAATACGTCATCGACACCCCCGGAGGCCACGGCAAAATCCCCGTCATGTGGTTTGAAAAAATATCTGAAAAAGAATATCAGGCTGTCAATTTTCAAGGGAAAACGATTCGATATACGGACCATTACTAA
- a CDS encoding UvrD-helicase domain-containing protein, protein MVDVLKGLNTQQQQAVKIVEGPSVVLAGAGSGKTRVLIHKVLNLIENHQVDPHQIVMITFTNKAAREMKERIAKSTGNEATLGYVGTFHSFCCMLLRRDGEHIGIPRDFVIYDDDDQQQVLKQILKNINTKYSPRFFSSKISEAKNQLITPGHYLELFSYYKAAEVAEVYHQYQKELKKNHALDFDDLIMKVVELFSKHPPVLEKYQDRYQFLLVDEFQDTNVAQYVLTQKLAEKHKNITVVGDFSQSIYSWRGADIRNLEKFSEDFPEAVVINLEQNYRSTQNILDFAYEVISENQTHPILQLFTEADGGEEITYYTADNEEDEAIYIANVIQQLANKAQYSDIAVLYRTNAQSRAIEEVFLHYGIPYTLIGGTRFYERKEIKDILSYLRLFLHPEDTVALERVKKIGKRRFSAFKDLYLNIKENVEEIPTIELMDQVFESTEYLGLYDPDIPEDYARLENIKELKSVALSFPNIVEFLEQVALVESEYFEGEKGGKSKDGVRLMTLHQAKGLEFDYVFITGLEEGILPHSRSIDDLHQLEEERRLFYVGITRAKDKLYITHARRRMIFGRRNEAMKSRFIRKEDEEEYEAVEDDEWW, encoded by the coding sequence ATGGTCGATGTACTCAAAGGCTTAAATACCCAGCAACAGCAGGCAGTCAAAATTGTGGAAGGCCCGTCGGTGGTGCTTGCCGGGGCGGGATCGGGCAAGACGAGAGTCCTTATTCATAAAGTCCTGAATCTTATTGAAAATCATCAGGTTGACCCTCATCAAATCGTGATGATCACTTTCACCAATAAAGCTGCACGTGAGATGAAAGAGAGGATCGCAAAATCGACGGGAAATGAAGCAACACTCGGCTATGTCGGGACCTTTCATTCATTTTGCTGTATGCTTCTCAGACGCGACGGAGAGCATATCGGTATTCCGCGTGATTTTGTCATTTATGATGATGACGATCAGCAGCAGGTATTGAAGCAGATTTTGAAAAATATAAACACAAAATACTCGCCGCGCTTCTTTTCTTCAAAAATCTCCGAAGCGAAAAATCAGCTTATCACACCGGGTCATTATCTCGAACTGTTTTCATATTACAAAGCCGCTGAAGTAGCCGAGGTTTATCACCAGTATCAGAAAGAATTGAAGAAAAATCATGCACTGGATTTTGACGATCTTATCATGAAGGTGGTTGAGCTTTTCAGCAAACATCCTCCCGTTTTGGAAAAATATCAGGACAGGTATCAATTTCTTCTGGTGGATGAGTTCCAGGACACAAACGTCGCTCAGTATGTCCTGACACAAAAACTTGCTGAAAAGCACAAAAATATTACGGTTGTCGGTGACTTCTCTCAGAGTATTTATTCATGGCGCGGTGCCGATATCAGGAACCTTGAAAAATTCAGTGAAGATTTTCCGGAAGCAGTTGTCATCAATCTGGAACAAAATTATCGCTCTACCCAAAACATTCTCGATTTTGCGTATGAAGTCATATCCGAAAATCAGACCCATCCGATCCTGCAGCTTTTTACCGAGGCCGACGGCGGAGAAGAAATCACGTACTATACGGCTGACAATGAAGAAGATGAGGCGATTTATATCGCAAACGTGATACAGCAGCTCGCAAATAAAGCGCAATACTCAGACATTGCCGTCCTGTATCGGACGAACGCACAGTCACGTGCGATCGAAGAGGTATTTCTTCATTACGGGATCCCGTATACATTGATTGGCGGGACAAGGTTTTATGAACGAAAAGAAATTAAAGACATACTTTCGTATTTACGGTTGTTCCTGCATCCTGAAGATACGGTAGCATTGGAAAGGGTCAAAAAAATCGGGAAAAGAAGATTCAGTGCGTTCAAAGATCTGTATCTGAATATCAAAGAAAACGTTGAGGAAATTCCGACAATCGAACTTATGGATCAGGTGTTCGAATCGACGGAGTATCTCGGCCTGTATGATCCTGATATTCCCGAAGACTATGCCAGACTTGAAAACATCAAGGAGCTGAAATCCGTTGCTCTCAGTTTCCCGAATATCGTCGAGTTTCTCGAGCAGGTGGCACTGGTCGAATCTGAGTATTTTGAAGGGGAAAAGGGAGGAAAAAGTAAAGACGGTGTACGTCTGATGACTCTTCACCAGGCAAAGGGGTTGGAGTTTGATTATGTATTTATCACGGGACTTGAAGAGGGGATACTTCCCCATTCACGGTCAATTGATGATCTGCATCAGCTTGAAGAGGAACGGCGATTGTTTTATGTGGGGATAACGCGGGCAAAAGACAAACTGTACATCACCCATGCCAGGAGGCGGATGATTTTCGGGCGCCGGAATGAGGCGATGAAGTCACGGTTTATCAGAAAAGAGGATGAGGAGGAGTATGAGGCCGTTGAGGATGATGAGTGGTGGTAA
- a CDS encoding triosephosphate isomerase gives MKYLIANWKAQTTLFEIDKWIETFKDQLAGDIKLTEKLADNTVKIIICPPFPFILYVKNHFENISGIEVGAQDVSAFKEGKYTGEVTAKALKDITNYSIVAHSERREHFQETEQEIEHKVSMCDQYNISPILCIRNATDTVYSSVKIVAFEPVEAIGTGENADVEYVLEMKKKVQLPEGAAYLYGGSADSKNINDYLKTGEIDGFLVGTASLDPQEFYAMAREM, from the coding sequence ATGAAATACCTTATCGCAAACTGGAAAGCACAAACGACCCTTTTTGAAATAGACAAATGGATTGAAACATTTAAAGATCAGCTTGCAGGCGACATAAAACTTACGGAAAAACTGGCAGACAACACGGTCAAAATCATTATCTGTCCCCCGTTCCCCTTCATACTCTATGTCAAAAATCATTTTGAGAATATTTCCGGAATAGAAGTCGGCGCTCAGGATGTTTCTGCTTTCAAGGAAGGCAAATACACGGGTGAAGTTACTGCAAAAGCGCTTAAAGATATTACAAACTACAGCATTGTCGCACACAGTGAACGCCGTGAACATTTTCAGGAAACCGAACAGGAAATCGAACATAAAGTCTCCATGTGTGATCAGTACAACATCTCCCCCATTCTTTGCATCAGGAATGCGACTGACACCGTGTATTCGTCGGTAAAAATTGTTGCATTCGAGCCCGTAGAAGCAATCGGCACCGGTGAAAATGCCGATGTCGAGTATGTCCTTGAAATGAAGAAAAAAGTACAGTTACCTGAGGGCGCAGCATATCTTTATGGCGGCAGTGCCGATTCGAAGAATATCAATGACTACCTCAAGACAGGAGAAATTGACGGATTTCTCGTAGGGACTGCATCGCTTGACCCGCAAGAATTCTACGCCATGGCGCGGGAAATGTGA
- a CDS encoding phospho-N-acetylmuramoyl-pentapeptide-transferase: protein MALYLYITIISLIIHFVLIIPFINFLYVKKFQRAKQQTLDAFNKPTPIFDKFHQHKSGTPVGGGILVIAVTTILTLFFLGSFKFFGIYTHSNYPSIVWEMAIILFTFVSFGLLGIYDDLNKIFFWEKKHFFGMRLRLKLIIEIILALIISVALHNMLGISIIHIPFFGVFDFSYFYILFSTFVIVAFANAVNITDGLDGLASGVLMIALFSFWAVARTIIDVPLSVFIAVWVGGLIAFLYFNIYPARIFLGDTGALSFGAMFAVIGLLLGKAFALPIIGGVFFFEILSSLVQLLSKRYRKKKVFPAAPLHLLLQYLGWEEPKIVLRFWLFSIVFALVGLMLAFLK, encoded by the coding sequence ATGGCGCTGTATCTCTACATTACGATTATCTCCCTTATCATCCATTTTGTCCTGATAATTCCGTTTATTAATTTTCTGTATGTAAAAAAATTTCAGCGGGCGAAGCAGCAGACATTGGATGCTTTTAATAAGCCGACTCCGATTTTTGACAAATTTCACCAGCATAAAAGCGGTACGCCGGTGGGTGGAGGGATCCTTGTTATCGCCGTTACGACAATTCTCACGTTATTTTTTCTGGGCAGTTTCAAATTTTTCGGAATATACACGCACTCGAACTATCCTTCGATTGTTTGGGAAATGGCAATTATCCTGTTTACGTTTGTGAGTTTCGGGCTGTTGGGGATATATGACGACTTAAATAAAATCTTTTTCTGGGAGAAAAAACATTTTTTCGGAATGAGATTGAGATTGAAACTCATTATTGAGATCATCCTTGCACTGATTATCTCCGTAGCACTTCACAATATGCTCGGTATTAGCATTATTCATATTCCTTTTTTCGGGGTATTTGATTTTTCTTATTTCTATATCTTGTTCTCAACCTTCGTAATTGTCGCTTTTGCCAATGCAGTCAATATCACAGATGGGCTTGACGGTCTGGCTTCGGGAGTACTGATGATAGCACTGTTTAGCTTCTGGGCCGTTGCACGGACTATTATTGACGTACCTCTTTCCGTCTTTATTGCCGTGTGGGTGGGAGGACTAATTGCGTTCCTGTACTTCAACATATATCCGGCACGTATTTTTTTGGGAGATACGGGAGCATTATCGTTCGGAGCTATGTTTGCCGTGATCGGTTTGCTTCTCGGGAAAGCATTTGCCCTTCCGATAATCGGAGGAGTATTTTTCTTCGAAATCCTCAGTTCGCTCGTGCAGCTTCTGAGTAAACGGTATCGCAAAAAGAAAGTATTTCCCGCGGCACCTCTTCATCTGCTTCTGCAATACTTGGGATGGGAAGAGCCCAAAATCGTTCTCCGATTCTGGCTTTTTTCCATCGTGTTTGCCCTTGTCGGATTGATGCTTGCCTTCCTCAAGTGA
- a CDS encoding diacylglycerol kinase family protein, whose translation MIRKHADSIGHALDGLIWAVRTQHNYRAHFFFIFLSVAVGFFLDIKYHEWLIILSLSMLGLIIETFNTAIEKVGDAVDLNYNENIKIAKDVSAAAMLIYSIGAAVGASMIFVPKLLLLLNTLI comes from the coding sequence ATGATAAGGAAACACGCAGACTCAATCGGACATGCCCTGGACGGACTTATCTGGGCTGTCCGGACACAACACAATTATCGTGCACATTTTTTCTTCATTTTTTTGTCGGTTGCAGTAGGATTCTTTCTGGACATAAAGTATCATGAATGGCTGATCATACTTTCGCTTTCAATGCTCGGACTTATCATTGAGACCTTCAATACTGCGATAGAAAAAGTAGGTGATGCCGTCGATCTCAATTACAATGAAAATATTAAGATCGCAAAAGATGTATCGGCAGCAGCGATGCTCATTTATTCAATCGGAGCGGCGGTCGGGGCGTCTATGATATTTGTACCGAAGCTGTTATTGTTATTAAACACTCTTATCTGA
- a CDS encoding YvcK family protein — translation MKKVTVIGGGTGTFVVLSGLKKHELDLAAIVTMMDSGGSTGRLRDQLGVLPPGDLRQCMVALSDSTDLWRKLFLYRFENGDLKGHNFGNIFLSALEKVCDDYNTVIETASYVLNTKGKVIPVTFEKTHLCVEYENGTVIKGEGNIDEDNPERSRIKRAYLEPEAAVNPDAVSRIRESDYIIIGPGDLYTSIIPVLLVDNLREEMKKSKAKIIYNLNLMTKAGQTTGYTANDFIHDFEQYIGRQPDYVVANNGEIPAPILSWYESHEESPVLNNLNENGFQGTIIEEDIISRSHITKSTSDELTRSILRHDTKKLTPIIMDIIKPQQAA, via the coding sequence ATGAAAAAAGTAACTGTAATCGGAGGCGGCACGGGAACATTTGTCGTTCTTTCCGGATTGAAAAAGCATGAACTTGATCTTGCCGCTATTGTCACCATGATGGATTCGGGCGGTTCGACCGGACGGCTGCGCGACCAGTTGGGAGTACTTCCTCCCGGAGATCTGAGGCAGTGTATGGTTGCCCTTTCTGATTCCACTGATCTTTGGAGAAAGCTGTTTTTATACCGGTTTGAGAACGGTGACCTGAAAGGCCACAATTTCGGCAATATTTTCCTGTCAGCTTTAGAAAAAGTATGCGATGACTACAACACGGTGATCGAGACTGCGAGCTATGTACTGAATACCAAAGGGAAAGTCATTCCCGTTACCTTTGAAAAAACTCATCTTTGTGTCGAATACGAAAACGGCACCGTTATAAAGGGGGAGGGGAATATCGATGAAGACAACCCGGAACGGTCTCGCATCAAACGTGCGTATCTTGAGCCGGAAGCAGCCGTAAATCCCGATGCCGTGTCGCGCATACGTGAATCTGACTACATCATTATCGGACCCGGGGATTTGTATACCAGTATTATTCCGGTGCTTCTCGTAGATAATCTTCGTGAAGAGATGAAGAAATCAAAAGCGAAAATTATTTACAACCTGAATTTGATGACCAAAGCGGGTCAAACCACGGGATACACTGCAAACGACTTCATTCATGATTTCGAACAGTATATCGGCCGACAACCGGATTATGTCGTTGCAAACAACGGAGAGATTCCCGCACCCATCCTTTCATGGTATGAATCCCATGAAGAATCTCCTGTTTTGAATAATCTCAACGAAAACGGATTTCAAGGTACTATAATTGAAGAAGATATCATTAGCAGGAGTCATATTACAAAAAGCACATCGGATGAACTGACGCGAAGCATTTTGCGACATGACACCAAAAAACTGACTCCGATCATAATGGATATTATCAAACCACAACAAGCAGCATGA
- a CDS encoding NTP transferase domain-containing protein, giving the protein MKKPLVVILAGGIGTSFKPLTINKTLIPIAGKPMLQHVIEMVESAGFHEALIITNPENEEWLASYQPFNITLQTNIVKPTGMGDALLQSEHVIGNQPVLIINACDIIDGMFLKTLLQKTYNSYAFITGLELDTYFPGGYIKMEGTRATGLVEKPGKGNEPSNLLNLVFHYFSEPQDFFGFLKKTPTSDDQYEKALHELMQQRHIDVVPYHGPWTKLKYSHHVLDMMQALLELRTKNHVARSAHVSPQAVIEGTVYIDEGAHIDAYAVIKGPAYIGRNAKVGNHALVRQSSIEEGAIVGFGSEVARSYIGPNCMLHQNFVGDSVLESDINPSWGTTLANWRLDQGAIKLRLSEETIETEKTKLGAVIAKGAFIGVNCSVMPGITIGRNAKIYPGTVIKDPVKDDETLK; this is encoded by the coding sequence ATGAAAAAACCACTTGTTGTTATCCTTGCAGGAGGGATAGGAACCTCTTTTAAACCACTTACTATAAACAAAACTCTCATTCCGATTGCCGGTAAGCCTATGCTCCAGCATGTCATCGAGATGGTTGAGTCTGCGGGCTTCCACGAAGCTCTCATTATAACAAACCCCGAAAATGAGGAGTGGCTTGCATCGTACCAGCCTTTTAACATTACGCTTCAAACAAACATCGTCAAACCGACCGGCATGGGAGATGCTCTTTTGCAGTCCGAACATGTCATCGGCAATCAGCCGGTTTTGATCATCAATGCATGTGACATTATAGACGGCATGTTCCTGAAAACGTTACTTCAGAAAACATACAATTCCTATGCATTCATCACCGGTCTTGAACTTGACACCTACTTTCCCGGCGGATACATCAAAATGGAAGGCACCCGGGCGACAGGACTGGTTGAAAAACCGGGAAAAGGGAATGAACCGAGCAATCTTCTCAATCTTGTATTCCACTACTTTTCAGAGCCGCAGGACTTTTTCGGTTTTCTGAAAAAAACACCGACTTCAGATGATCAATACGAAAAAGCACTTCATGAACTTATGCAGCAGCGTCATATTGATGTCGTCCCTTATCACGGACCGTGGACAAAGCTGAAGTATTCCCATCACGTACTTGATATGATGCAGGCACTTCTCGAACTCCGAACGAAAAACCATGTTGCAAGATCAGCTCATGTTTCCCCTCAGGCCGTCATTGAAGGAACAGTATATATTGATGAAGGAGCTCATATTGATGCCTACGCCGTCATCAAAGGTCCGGCATACATCGGACGTAATGCAAAAGTCGGGAATCATGCACTTGTCAGGCAATCCAGCATTGAAGAAGGTGCCATCGTGGGTTTCGGAAGTGAAGTAGCCAGAAGCTATATCGGCCCCAATTGCATGCTTCACCAGAATTTTGTCGGTGACTCCGTACTCGAATCGGATATAAACCCGAGCTGGGGCACCACACTTGCCAACTGGAGGCTTGACCAGGGAGCAATCAAATTGAGATTGTCGGAGGAGACTATCGAGACTGAGAAAACCAAACTCGGTGCAGTGATTGCAAAAGGAGCTTTCATCGGCGTCAACTGTTCGGTCATGCCGGGCATCACAATCGGACGAAATGCAAAAATCTACCCCGGAACGGTAATAAAAGATCCTGTGAAAGACGATGAGACTTTGAAATGA